One genomic segment of Catalinimonas alkaloidigena includes these proteins:
- a CDS encoding phospholipase D-like domain-containing protein — MQAAIKDATIHMGPSVGKQLLEDIRSARQEVTVLSPFLNEEQMHLLLQLHAQNVRITLITTLCHNMIGNLQGYDFREKLIKQYRRKNHDAEQKKESLKGIITFLYFALTAFVLGCIYTYFYYYTYAQICMLFLTVLTLIVLFATAAELRNTSVYYYSYRTIFPLKIFIDPGNQRIKNSSKHFIHAKAFIIDQKIAYLGSADFTCLSLSSNYESIIRIEDRGAIQELHSEIMRLYKSTSKDMDFVDTEAWGKMIYDEPLK, encoded by the coding sequence ATGCAAGCTGCTATCAAAGACGCTACCATCCATATGGGACCCTCTGTCGGTAAGCAATTACTGGAAGATATTCGTTCAGCCCGTCAGGAAGTTACCGTACTCTCTCCTTTCCTGAATGAAGAACAAATGCATTTGCTTCTTCAACTTCATGCGCAAAACGTACGCATTACATTGATAACGACGCTTTGCCACAATATGATCGGAAACCTTCAGGGGTATGACTTCCGCGAAAAACTTATCAAGCAGTACAGACGAAAAAATCACGATGCTGAACAGAAAAAAGAGTCACTCAAAGGAATTATTACTTTTCTTTACTTTGCTTTGACCGCCTTTGTACTGGGCTGCATATATACTTACTTCTACTATTATACGTATGCCCAGATCTGTATGCTTTTTCTGACTGTACTTACTTTGATTGTACTCTTCGCTACAGCTGCCGAACTTCGTAACACTTCCGTTTACTATTACTCATATAGAACGATCTTTCCCCTCAAAATATTTATTGATCCCGGTAACCAGCGTATTAAAAATAGCAGTAAACATTTTATCCATGCCAAAGCCTTCATCATAGATCAAAAAATTGCCTACTTAGGTTCAGCTGATTTTACATGCTTATCATTAAGTAGTAATTATGAATCTATCATACGCATAGAAGACAGGGGTGCCATTCAGGAGCTTCATTCAGAAATAATGAGGCTGTACAAAAGTACCTCAAAAGATATGGATTTTGTAGATACAGAAGCGTGGGGAAAAATGATTTATGATGAGCCGCTGAAATAG
- a CDS encoding DUF4296 domain-containing protein has protein sequence MIKKILSCLSAFLMLAACQQEEVIQKPEGLVPESKMISFLIDMHIAEAKMGYLQVKDRDSLEIIFRNYEKALFEKHQVDDSAYYHSYEYYLADMEKMHEIYSAVVDSLSVLNSIEKNKDLGISEE, from the coding sequence ATGATAAAGAAAATATTATCCTGTCTCAGCGCTTTTTTGATGCTAGCTGCCTGCCAGCAGGAAGAGGTCATTCAGAAGCCGGAAGGGCTTGTTCCCGAAAGTAAAATGATTTCCTTCCTGATAGACATGCATATCGCGGAGGCTAAGATGGGTTATCTTCAGGTAAAAGATAGAGATTCTTTAGAGATCATCTTTAGAAATTATGAGAAGGCATTATTTGAAAAGCATCAGGTTGATGACTCTGCTTATTATCATAGCTATGAGTACTATCTGGCAGATATGGAAAAGATGCATGAAATATATAGCGCAGTTGTAGATAGCCTGAGTGTACTCAATAGCATAGAAAAGAACAAAGACCTGGGAATATCCGAAGAATAG
- a CDS encoding rod shape-determining protein, with amino-acid sequence MGLFDFFSSDIAIDLGTANTLIINKEKIVVDEPSIIAIDRTTNKVLAIGRQAMQMHEKTHENIKTIRPLKDGVIADFHAAEHMIRGMIKMIDMGSRYIPSSHRMIICIPSGITEVEKRAVRDSAEHAGAKEVYMIHEPIAAAIGIGIDIDQPVGSMVVDIGGGTTEIAVIALSGIVCDQSIRTAGDTFNKDILDYMRRQHNLLIGERSAEKVKVEVGSALTELDDEPDDYEIRGRDLMTGIPKVIKVSYSEIAFALDKSISKIEEAVLKALEISPPELSADIYDNGIHLTGGGALLRGLDKRLALKTKLPVHVADDPLRAVVRGTGVALKKFDSFKSVLMT; translated from the coding sequence ATGGGATTGTTCGACTTTTTCTCCAGTGATATAGCTATTGACCTGGGCACAGCTAACACATTAATTATCAATAAGGAGAAGATAGTAGTAGACGAGCCTTCCATCATCGCCATTGACCGCACCACCAACAAAGTGCTGGCGATTGGAAGACAGGCAATGCAGATGCATGAAAAGACCCATGAGAACATCAAAACGATTCGTCCGCTGAAGGATGGTGTCATCGCCGACTTCCATGCTGCCGAACACATGATCCGGGGTATGATCAAAATGATTGACATGGGCAGTCGTTATATTCCCTCTTCTCATCGTATGATTATCTGCATTCCTTCTGGCATCACCGAAGTAGAAAAAAGAGCGGTAAGAGACTCCGCGGAGCACGCCGGTGCCAAGGAAGTGTACATGATTCATGAGCCTATCGCTGCAGCTATTGGTATTGGTATAGATATTGACCAGCCTGTTGGGTCAATGGTAGTAGATATCGGAGGTGGTACTACAGAGATTGCTGTTATCGCCCTTTCGGGAATTGTTTGCGACCAGTCAATCAGAACTGCTGGAGATACCTTCAATAAAGATATTTTGGATTATATGCGCCGTCAACATAATTTACTCATCGGCGAGCGCTCTGCCGAGAAAGTAAAAGTTGAGGTAGGATCAGCATTAACGGAACTCGATGATGAACCAGACGATTATGAAATCAGAGGGCGCGACCTAATGACAGGTATTCCTAAAGTGATAAAGGTTTCTTATTCTGAAATTGCTTTTGCGCTAGATAAGTCTATTTCAAAAATTGAAGAGGCAGTGCTGAAAGCTCTGGAGATTTCTCCACCTGAACTTTCTGCCGATATTTATGACAATGGCATCCACCTGACTGGTGGCGGTGCATTGTTAAGAGGACTTGACAAACGCCTTGCGCTCAAAACCAAACTGCCGGTACACGTAGCAGATGATCCATTGCGTGCCGTAGTGAGAGGTACGGGGGTGGCACTGAAAAAATTTGATTCTTTTAAATCAGTATTGATGACCTAA
- a CDS encoding YicC/YloC family endoribonuclease encodes MIKSMTGYGKAYQESSLFDITVEVKTLNSKYLDVNLKLPRLFGDREIEVRQLVSEKLQRGKVSLLIDFRGKGQMGGDPAVNQELLKAYYYLYKETANELQASEQDLFRLAVQSPDVLLPIVQENTNEEIWKAVKSVLEEALTQCDQFREQEGDALMKDFALCSANIKAALEEVKKQAPIRDHRLRQKLQTQLEESFAKDIIDQNRFEQELIYYIEKLDVNEEIVRLTNHLSYFEKVLSSVDVHGKKLGFISQEMGREINTIGSKANDSTIQHSVVGMKEELEKIKEQVLNVL; translated from the coding sequence ATGATTAAGTCAATGACTGGCTACGGTAAGGCCTATCAGGAGTCTTCGCTCTTTGATATCACTGTAGAAGTGAAAACACTCAATTCAAAATACCTGGATGTTAACCTTAAACTGCCCAGGCTCTTTGGAGATCGTGAGATAGAAGTGAGGCAATTGGTCTCAGAAAAACTACAGCGGGGTAAGGTATCCTTGCTAATTGATTTTAGAGGAAAAGGTCAGATGGGTGGCGACCCTGCTGTTAACCAGGAGTTACTTAAAGCATACTATTATTTATATAAGGAAACAGCTAACGAATTACAGGCCTCAGAGCAAGACCTGTTTCGCCTGGCGGTACAGTCACCGGATGTACTACTACCCATAGTACAGGAAAATACCAATGAAGAAATATGGAAAGCAGTCAAATCGGTGCTAGAAGAGGCATTAACGCAATGTGACCAGTTTAGAGAACAGGAAGGAGATGCGTTGATGAAAGATTTTGCCCTCTGTTCAGCCAATATCAAAGCGGCGCTGGAAGAGGTGAAAAAGCAGGCTCCCATCCGGGATCACCGCCTGAGACAGAAATTACAAACCCAGTTGGAAGAATCTTTTGCCAAAGACATAATAGATCAGAACCGCTTTGAGCAGGAGCTTATTTACTATATAGAGAAACTGGATGTGAACGAGGAAATCGTCCGCCTGACCAATCACCTGAGCTATTTTGAAAAAGTACTTAGTAGTGTTGATGTTCATGGTAAAAAACTGGGATTTATCTCTCAGGAGATGGGGCGTGAGATCAATACCATAGGCTCTAAAGCGAACGATTCCACCATACAGCATTCGGTAGTAGGCATGAAAGAAGAGCTGGAAAAAATCAAGGAGCAGGTGCTGAACGTATTATAG